A stretch of the uncultured Cohaesibacter sp. genome encodes the following:
- the rnc gene encoding ribonuclease III, with protein MRKKDVGQLEELLGYQFRDKNHLDKALSHTSLVASPKLQVEETYQRHEFLGDRVLAVTIADMLLHAFPKADEGELARRFNGLVRNETCADIAREIGIGPFIRLGEGEAQAGGRRKDAILGDVCEAIIGAIFLDGGFDPARDFVSRYWKRRMLDWSGPLRDAKTTLQEWVQGKKLPPPTYKMVERTGPDHAPEFTLRVDVPGMKSATGKGSSKRIAEQDAARTILIREGQWDTDQG; from the coding sequence ATGCGAAAGAAAGATGTCGGACAGCTCGAAGAGCTCCTCGGCTACCAATTTCGTGACAAGAACCATCTGGACAAGGCCCTTAGCCATACGAGTCTGGTTGCATCTCCAAAACTTCAGGTGGAGGAAACCTACCAACGTCACGAATTTCTTGGTGACCGCGTCTTGGCGGTAACCATCGCTGATATGCTGTTGCATGCCTTCCCCAAGGCTGATGAAGGAGAATTGGCCCGTCGGTTCAATGGTCTGGTGCGCAATGAAACCTGCGCTGACATTGCCAGAGAAATCGGTATCGGTCCCTTCATCCGCCTCGGCGAGGGAGAAGCGCAGGCTGGCGGACGCAGAAAGGACGCCATCCTTGGCGATGTTTGCGAAGCCATCATCGGTGCCATCTTCCTTGACGGAGGGTTTGACCCGGCGCGTGATTTCGTCTCCCGCTACTGGAAGAGGCGCATGCTGGATTGGAGCGGCCCGTTGCGTGACGCCAAAACCACCTTGCAGGAATGGGTGCAGGGCAAGAAATTGCCGCCTCCCACCTACAAGATGGTTGAACGCACTGGCCCTGACCATGCCCCCGAATTCACCTTGCGGGTGGATGTGCCGGGCATGAAAAGCGCCACCGGCAAAGGCTCCTCCAAACGCATTGCCGAGCAAGATGCTGCTCGCACTATTTTAATTAGAGAAGGACAGTGGGACACTGATCAAGGTTGA
- the lepB gene encoding signal peptidase I, which translates to MKETDSGLGDTIKVIIQALLLALVVRTLLFQPFSIPSGSMKSTLLVGDYLFVSKYSYGYSRYSIPFGLPLFSGRIMGSEPERGDVVVFKLPRDNSTDYIKRVIGLPGDKIQMIDGQLYINGSAVKRERVEDFIETDSQGRKSRVMRYRETLPNGVSYDTLDIRPNNYLDNTSVYEVPKGHYFMMGDNRDNSSDSRVLSSVGYVPYENLIGKAQVIFFSIEQGSAPWQVWKWPSAARWDRWFTGL; encoded by the coding sequence ATGAAAGAAACCGATAGCGGCCTGGGTGATACCATCAAGGTTATTATTCAGGCACTGTTGCTGGCGCTCGTCGTCCGCACGCTTCTATTCCAGCCTTTTTCCATTCCATCGGGTTCGATGAAGTCGACTTTGCTCGTTGGCGACTATCTCTTCGTCTCGAAATATAGCTACGGCTATAGCCGCTATTCCATTCCGTTCGGTCTGCCGCTTTTCTCCGGCCGGATCATGGGGAGCGAACCAGAGCGCGGGGATGTGGTTGTTTTCAAACTGCCACGCGACAATAGCACCGACTATATCAAACGCGTCATCGGCTTGCCCGGCGACAAGATCCAGATGATCGACGGCCAGCTCTATATCAATGGGTCTGCAGTCAAACGCGAGCGGGTTGAAGATTTCATCGAGACAGACAGCCAGGGTCGAAAAAGCCGCGTTATGCGCTATCGCGAAACCCTGCCCAATGGTGTTAGCTACGATACGCTGGACATCCGGCCAAACAACTATCTCGACAACACCTCCGTTTATGAAGTGCCAAAAGGCCATTATTTCATGATGGGCGACAATCGGGACAATTCCTCTGACAGCCGCGTGCTGAGTTCGGTTGGCTACGTGCCTTATGAAAACTTGATTGGTAAGGCTCAGGTGATCTTCTTCTCAATCGAACAGGGCAGCGCCCCGTGGCAAGTCTGGAAATGGCCAAGCGCTGCGCGCTGGGACCGTTGGTTCACAGGCCTCTGA
- the acpS gene encoding holo-ACP synthase — MIIGTGNDLIDIRRIERSLERFGDRFIQRIFTDKEIARSERKAQRAASYAKRFAAKEACSKALGTGLSHGVYWKDMGVSNLSSGKPTMVLTGGAHERLLSMIPEGYEPQIDLTITDEHPLAQAYVIISANPIL; from the coding sequence TTGATATCCGTCGCATCGAGCGGTCTCTGGAGCGCTTTGGCGACCGGTTCATTCAACGCATCTTTACCGATAAGGAAATTGCCCGCTCAGAGCGCAAAGCCCAACGGGCCGCATCCTATGCCAAGCGATTTGCAGCCAAGGAAGCCTGTTCCAAGGCACTTGGCACCGGGCTTTCCCATGGGGTCTACTGGAAGGATATGGGTGTTTCCAACCTGTCCTCGGGCAAACCGACCATGGTGCTGACCGGCGGTGCCCATGAGCGGTTGCTGTCAATGATCCCGGAAGGCTATGAGCCGCAAATCGACCTCACCATCACCGATGAGCACCCTCTCGCGCAGGCCTATGTGATCATTTCCGCCAACCCGATCCTGTGA
- the parC gene encoding DNA topoisomerase IV subunit A, with protein MGNEIIQSGELETINLREALEERYLAYALSTITQRALPDVRDGLKPVHRRILYAMRQLKMDPTAGFKKSARVVGDVIGKYHPHGDQAVYDALVRLAQDFASRFPMVDGQGNFGNIDGDSAAAMRYTETRMTEVARLMLEGIDEDAVDFRETYDGEDKEPIVLPANFPNLLANGSNGIAVGMATAIPPHNASELCEAALHLIKYPNCTDDKLLELVPGPDFPTGGVLVETKEQILEAYQTGRGGFRVRAKWEKEELARGAYQIVVTEIPYQVQKSRLIERIADLIQNRKLPLLVDVRDESAEDIRVVLEPKNRTVDPDLLMEALFKLTDLESRIQLNMNVLNDLGVPRVLSLRDVLRQWLNHRRVVLQRRSRYRLGKIEHRLEVLDGYLIAYLNLDEVIRIIRFEDEPRAELMKAFNLTEVQADAILNMRLRSLRKLEEMEIRTEHDTLSKERAALIEMLGSDELQWNRIAQQIREIYKIFGPDTELGRRRTSFGSAAERDIEDINLAMVEREPVTVVLSEKGWIRALRGHIADNTSLNFKDGDKLKFTVHAETTDKVLIMATDGRFYTLQADKLPGGRGHGEPIRVMVDMEPGIDVVHLFVHKPARKLLLAATDGRGFVTSEDALIANTRKGKQVLNVSAPGEAKICVEANGDHVAVIGQNRKMLVFPLEQLPEMNRGRGVMLQRYKDGGISDVKVFVGEEGLSWHDSSGRTFQRSLDDLTEWRGDRAQAGRMPPNGFPRSNKFSN; from the coding sequence ATGGGAAATGAAATTATACAGTCTGGCGAGCTGGAAACCATCAACCTGCGCGAAGCGCTTGAAGAGCGGTATCTGGCCTATGCCTTGTCAACGATCACGCAACGTGCCTTGCCAGATGTGCGGGACGGGTTGAAACCTGTCCACCGACGCATTCTCTATGCCATGCGCCAGCTGAAAATGGATCCCACCGCGGGCTTCAAGAAATCGGCCCGCGTGGTTGGTGATGTGATCGGTAAATACCACCCCCACGGCGATCAGGCGGTCTATGACGCGCTCGTTCGCTTGGCGCAGGATTTCGCCTCGCGTTTTCCGATGGTCGATGGACAGGGCAACTTCGGAAACATCGATGGCGATAGCGCCGCCGCGATGCGTTACACCGAAACCCGGATGACTGAAGTCGCGCGCCTGATGCTCGAAGGCATCGATGAGGACGCAGTCGACTTCCGCGAGACCTATGATGGCGAGGACAAGGAACCGATTGTCCTTCCTGCCAACTTCCCCAATCTGTTGGCCAATGGCTCCAATGGCATCGCGGTCGGTATGGCAACGGCCATCCCGCCACACAATGCATCGGAATTGTGTGAAGCCGCGCTTCACTTGATCAAATATCCCAATTGCACAGACGACAAGCTGCTCGAACTGGTGCCAGGACCAGATTTCCCCACCGGTGGCGTATTGGTGGAAACCAAAGAGCAGATCCTTGAAGCTTACCAAACCGGTCGCGGTGGCTTCCGTGTCCGTGCCAAGTGGGAGAAGGAAGAGCTGGCCCGTGGCGCCTATCAGATCGTCGTCACCGAAATTCCCTATCAGGTGCAAAAATCCCGCCTGATCGAGCGGATAGCCGACTTGATTCAGAACCGTAAGTTGCCGCTTCTGGTCGATGTGCGCGACGAATCCGCCGAAGACATCCGCGTCGTGCTGGAACCAAAGAACCGCACCGTCGATCCGGACCTCTTGATGGAAGCCTTGTTCAAGCTCACCGATCTGGAGAGCCGCATTCAGCTCAACATGAATGTGCTCAATGATCTAGGGGTGCCGCGCGTGTTGAGCCTGCGTGATGTGCTGCGCCAGTGGCTGAATCACCGCCGGGTCGTCTTACAGCGCCGCTCGCGCTATCGGTTGGGCAAGATCGAGCATCGCCTCGAAGTGCTCGACGGCTATCTGATCGCCTATCTCAATCTCGATGAAGTCATCCGCATCATCCGCTTTGAGGATGAGCCAAGGGCGGAGTTGATGAAGGCCTTCAACCTCACAGAGGTGCAGGCCGATGCGATCCTCAATATGCGCCTTCGCTCCTTGCGCAAGCTTGAGGAAATGGAGATCCGCACCGAGCATGACACCCTGAGCAAGGAGCGGGCCGCGCTGATCGAAATGCTTGGGTCTGACGAATTGCAGTGGAATCGGATCGCCCAGCAAATTCGCGAGATCTACAAGATCTTCGGCCCCGACACAGAACTTGGTCGCCGCCGCACCAGCTTTGGCTCAGCCGCAGAGCGCGACATCGAGGATATCAACCTCGCCATGGTCGAGCGTGAGCCAGTCACCGTGGTGCTGTCGGAAAAAGGCTGGATCCGCGCCCTGCGTGGTCACATTGCCGACAATACAAGCCTCAATTTCAAGGATGGCGACAAGCTGAAATTTACCGTCCATGCGGAGACCACCGACAAGGTCTTGATCATGGCGACCGATGGGCGCTTCTATACCTTGCAGGCGGACAAGCTGCCCGGTGGCCGTGGTCACGGCGAACCCATTCGCGTGATGGTCGATATGGAACCTGGCATCGATGTGGTGCATCTCTTCGTGCACAAACCGGCACGCAAGCTCTTGCTTGCGGCGACCGATGGCCGTGGATTTGTGACCAGCGAGGACGCCCTGATTGCCAACACGCGAAAAGGCAAGCAGGTGCTCAATGTCTCCGCGCCGGGTGAAGCCAAGATTTGCGTTGAGGCCAACGGCGATCATGTCGCCGTTATCGGCCAGAATCGCAAGATGCTGGTCTTCCCGCTTGAGCAACTGCCAGAAATGAACCGCGGGCGCGGCGTCATGCTCCAGCGCTACAAGGATGGTGGCATCTCCGACGTCAAGGTCTTTGTCGGCGAAGAAGGGCTGAGCTGGCATGACAGTTCGGGCCGCACCTTCCAGCGCTCGCTCGATGATCTCACCGAATGGCGCGGCGATAGAGCGCAGGCCGGCAGAATGCCGCCCAATGGCTTCCCGCGCAGCAACAAGTTCAGCAACTAG
- the recO gene encoding DNA repair protein RecO: protein MEWTDEAIILGTRKHGETSVLLEVMTRTHGRHLGLVRGGRSKRLQPVLQPGNGLSVTWRARLENHVGQFAIELTTSRAAALMAKPMGTYGIQFIADLTRLLPERDPHPYLFQALEVIVDEFREGDVAGELMVRYELALLSELGYGLSLDKCAASGVTDDLIYVSPKSGRAVCREAGAPYHDRMLPLPAFLRGQAASNRLAFDEIAQGFRLSGFFLEKHIYGPADKNAPGLRQNFIDAVRRDLTLED from the coding sequence ATGGAATGGACCGACGAGGCAATCATTTTGGGAACGCGCAAGCATGGCGAAACCTCGGTTTTGCTGGAAGTGATGACGCGCACCCATGGTCGGCATCTGGGGCTGGTGCGCGGCGGCCGTTCCAAGCGGCTTCAGCCGGTGCTTCAGCCGGGCAATGGGCTCTCAGTCACTTGGCGCGCGCGGTTGGAAAATCATGTGGGCCAATTCGCAATTGAGCTGACCACCTCACGAGCCGCCGCCCTGATGGCCAAACCGATGGGCACCTACGGCATCCAGTTCATTGCAGATCTCACCCGCCTGTTGCCCGAACGCGATCCGCACCCCTATCTCTTTCAGGCACTCGAAGTGATCGTCGATGAATTCAGGGAAGGCGACGTGGCGGGCGAGTTGATGGTCCGCTACGAGCTGGCTTTGTTGTCCGAGCTTGGTTACGGCCTGTCGCTGGACAAATGCGCCGCAAGCGGGGTGACGGATGATCTCATCTATGTCTCGCCCAAATCGGGCAGGGCGGTCTGCCGGGAGGCGGGCGCGCCCTATCATGACCGCATGCTACCCCTGCCGGCTTTCCTGCGTGGGCAAGCGGCATCCAACCGTCTCGCCTTTGACGAAATTGCCCAAGGTTTCCGGTTAAGCGGCTTTTTTCTCGAAAAGCACATCTATGGTCCGGCTGACAAAAATGCCCCCGGTCTGCGGCAGAATTTCATCGATGCGGTCCGCCGTGATCTCACCTTGGAAGACTAA
- the era gene encoding GTPase Era: protein MSDTSSQLPGDLPEMTTKCGYVALIGAPNAGKSTLVNKIVGSKVSIVTHKVQTTRSLIRGIALKDDKQVIFVDTPGIFAPKRRLETAMVNTAWGGAKDADCIGLIVDARKGVTEQIEKILERLEDIKLPRVLILNKIDLVKRDSLLALAQKINDAVPFDQTFMVSALNGDHTEDLLDYFADQMPKGPWLYPEDMISDLPMRQLASEITREKVFLRLHQELPYSSTVETEKWEQKDDGSVRIEQVIYVERGNQKMIVLGKGGKSIKAISMAAREELQELLETKVHLFLFVKVRERWVDDPERYREMGIDFPV from the coding sequence ATGTCAGATACATCCTCTCAACTGCCGGGCGATCTGCCCGAAATGACGACCAAATGCGGCTATGTCGCCCTGATCGGCGCCCCGAATGCGGGCAAGTCGACCTTGGTCAACAAGATTGTCGGCTCCAAGGTCTCCATCGTCACCCACAAGGTGCAGACGACCCGTTCGCTGATCCGTGGCATTGCGTTGAAAGACGACAAGCAGGTCATCTTTGTTGACACGCCGGGTATCTTTGCGCCCAAACGTCGCCTTGAGACCGCCATGGTCAACACCGCTTGGGGGGGCGCCAAGGATGCGGACTGCATCGGCCTGATTGTCGATGCCCGTAAAGGTGTCACCGAGCAGATCGAGAAAATCCTCGAGCGCCTTGAAGATATCAAGCTGCCTAGAGTGCTGATCCTCAACAAGATTGATCTGGTCAAGCGCGACAGCTTGTTGGCGCTGGCCCAAAAGATCAATGATGCGGTGCCCTTCGATCAAACCTTCATGGTCTCGGCGCTCAATGGCGACCATACAGAAGATTTGCTCGACTATTTCGCCGATCAAATGCCAAAAGGCCCATGGCTCTATCCTGAAGACATGATTTCGGATTTGCCCATGCGCCAGCTGGCTTCTGAAATCACGCGCGAAAAGGTTTTCCTGCGCCTCCATCAGGAGCTGCCTTATTCCTCCACCGTCGAGACGGAGAAATGGGAGCAGAAAGATGATGGTTCGGTGCGCATCGAGCAGGTCATCTATGTCGAACGCGGCAATCAGAAAATGATTGTGTTGGGCAAGGGGGGCAAGTCGATCAAGGCGATCTCCATGGCCGCCCGCGAAGAATTGCAGGAACTCTTGGAGACCAAGGTTCACCTGTTTCTCTTCGTTAAGGTCCGCGAACGCTGGGTCGACGATCCGGAACGCTACCGCGAAATGGGCATCGATTTCCCCGTCTAG